Proteins from a genomic interval of Oleidesulfovibrio alaskensis DSM 16109:
- the lgt gene encoding prolipoprotein diacylglyceryl transferase produces the protein MIKYPAFDPVAFTLGPLNIRWYGLMYILGFVAAWLLARSRALKTGSGWTVEQVDDLVTYSVFGVILGGRLGYTLFYETSYFLNNPLDIFKIWNGGMSFHGGLLGVIIAIWLFARHTGKSLFEVGDFTAPLVAPGLLAGRLGNFINGELWGRHTSAEWGMVFPGAGPLPRHPSQLYEAALEGVALFIILWLFSAKPRPRMAVSGMFLLLYGSFRFFVEFFREPDLHLGYLAFGWVTMGQILCLPMILGGLVLVGFAMKNEKQTALKTE, from the coding sequence ATGATCAAATATCCCGCTTTTGACCCTGTAGCCTTTACGCTCGGACCGCTGAACATCCGCTGGTACGGACTCATGTATATTCTGGGTTTCGTTGCCGCGTGGCTGCTTGCCCGGTCGCGCGCTCTCAAGACGGGGTCCGGCTGGACAGTAGAACAGGTTGACGATCTGGTAACGTACAGCGTTTTTGGTGTCATTCTGGGTGGCAGACTGGGCTACACACTGTTTTACGAAACGTCATACTTTTTAAATAACCCGCTGGATATTTTCAAAATATGGAACGGGGGAATGAGCTTTCATGGGGGATTGCTGGGTGTCATCATTGCCATCTGGCTGTTTGCCCGCCACACAGGTAAATCCCTTTTTGAAGTAGGAGACTTCACTGCGCCTCTGGTAGCTCCCGGCCTGCTTGCCGGACGGCTGGGCAACTTTATAAACGGTGAACTGTGGGGAAGACATACCTCCGCTGAATGGGGCATGGTGTTTCCCGGCGCCGGACCGCTGCCCCGCCACCCGTCGCAGCTTTACGAAGCCGCGCTCGAAGGTGTCGCTCTCTTTATAATCCTGTGGCTGTTCTCTGCCAAACCACGGCCCCGAATGGCGGTTTCTGGCATGTTCCTGCTGCTGTACGGCAGCTTCCGATTCTTTGTGGAATTCTTCCGCGAACCCGATCTGCATCTCGGCTATCTGGCCTTCGGATGGGTTACCATGGGACAGATTCTGTGCCTGCCCATGATCCTCGGCGGGCTCGTACTGGTAGGCTTTGCCATGAAAAATGAAAAGCAGACCGCGTTAAAAACAGAGTAA
- a CDS encoding cytochrome c3 family protein encodes MAHRLLLYAAAALAVLLIAAAPLLAYDVPDKIVIERPANYEKLNSWVTKVNFTHGAHAIRVSCNQCHHKESDKTLGKFVPCTQCHKSDDPTDESGFYRAWHSDGPPSCLGCHTLMRSKGGKNPVGCTSACHKPR; translated from the coding sequence ATGGCTCACAGGCTTCTGTTATACGCCGCCGCGGCGCTGGCGGTGTTGCTCATCGCCGCGGCCCCGCTGCTGGCTTATGATGTTCCCGACAAAATCGTCATTGAACGGCCTGCCAATTATGAAAAGCTGAATTCGTGGGTCACCAAGGTCAACTTTACCCACGGGGCACACGCCATCAGAGTTTCCTGCAACCAGTGTCACCACAAGGAATCAGACAAGACTCTGGGCAAATTTGTGCCCTGCACCCAATGCCATAAAAGCGATGACCCCACAGACGAGTCCGGTTTTTACCGGGCATGGCACTCCGACGGTCCGCCCAGCTGTCTGGGCTGTCACACGCTGATGCGCAGCAAAGGCGGCAAAAATCCGGTGGGCTGCACCTCTGCCTGCCACAAGCCCCGGTAG
- a CDS encoding type II toxin-antitoxin system HicB family antitoxin, which yields MEKLYYGVFIPAIEGGYVVTFLECPAIGTQGETLQEAYRNALDVLNIEAEEQAKKRQEMPEPASYEAVVAYASEEMKGEGVDCSREFRLQLVPVPTADATPVRINISLPRYILEDLDRKARSKGFGRSQFVAFLTQKFAS from the coding sequence ATGGAAAAATTATATTACGGTGTTTTTATCCCTGCAATTGAGGGTGGTTACGTTGTAACCTTTCTAGAGTGCCCAGCCATAGGTACCCAAGGTGAAACACTTCAGGAAGCCTATAGGAACGCTTTAGATGTACTGAATATTGAGGCTGAGGAACAAGCCAAAAAGCGACAGGAAATGCCGGAACCAGCTTCCTATGAAGCTGTGGTCGCTTATGCCTCTGAAGAGATGAAAGGGGAGGGGGTAGATTGCTCGCGCGAGTTCCGCTTGCAGCTGGTGCCCGTGCCAACGGCAGACGCAACCCCTGTTAGAATTAATATTTCACTTCCTCGGTATATCCTTGAGGATCTGGACAGAAAAGCAAGGTCAAAGGGGTTTGGGCGTTCTCAGTTTGTTGCTTTTTTGACGCAAAAATTTGCAAGCTAG
- a CDS encoding class I SAM-dependent methyltransferase, translated as MKSISITDIAAMQARGSLLLVDDPYPVEPKIRWGHGKPPHQALETLFRSCRQNYLPFLENIASLAPSFAKIPFDAPEDSPEPRWNNNWLPVLDGMSIYTALTKHAPRRFIEVGSGHSTKFAARAVRDHGLATRIFSIDPQPRSEVDSLCHRTLRHSLESLDIAFFDTVTADDILFVDCSHRALQNSDVTVFFLDILPILPAGCLIGIHDICLPMDYPPGWERRYYNEQYLLACVLLFGAAAFDILLPSYYLSSQPELHPALQPLQAVTTLQGRPPVGSIFWMRKK; from the coding sequence ATGAAAAGTATCTCCATCACCGATATCGCAGCTATGCAGGCCCGCGGCTCTCTGCTGCTTGTTGACGACCCATATCCTGTTGAACCCAAAATCCGGTGGGGACACGGTAAGCCCCCTCATCAGGCTCTGGAAACGCTTTTCCGCTCATGCCGGCAGAACTACCTGCCATTTCTGGAAAATATTGCGTCTCTGGCGCCTTCTTTTGCAAAAATTCCTTTTGACGCTCCCGAAGATTCACCGGAACCGCGCTGGAACAACAACTGGCTGCCTGTACTGGACGGCATGAGCATATATACGGCACTGACAAAACATGCTCCCCGCCGGTTTATAGAGGTAGGTTCCGGCCATTCCACAAAATTCGCAGCGCGGGCCGTGCGCGATCACGGGCTTGCCACACGCATTTTCTCCATAGACCCGCAGCCCAGAAGCGAAGTGGACAGCCTGTGTCACCGTACGCTGCGCCATTCGCTCGAATCGCTGGATATCGCTTTTTTCGACACCGTAACCGCAGATGATATTCTTTTTGTAGACTGCAGTCACCGCGCGCTGCAAAATTCAGATGTCACCGTCTTTTTTCTCGATATTCTTCCCATACTTCCGGCCGGATGCCTTATCGGCATCCATGACATATGCCTGCCCATGGACTATCCGCCCGGCTGGGAACGCCGCTACTATAACGAACAATACCTGCTGGCCTGCGTCCTGCTGTTCGGGGCTGCCGCATTCGACATCCTGCTGCCTTCGTACTATTTGTCCTCACAGCCGGAGTTGCACCCTGCCCTGCAACCTCTGCAGGCCGTAACAACGCTGCAGGGCCGCCCCCCTGTGGGAAGCATATTCTGGATGCGTAAAAAATAG
- the uxx1 gene encoding UXX-star selenoprotein family 1, with translation MAESLIIYGKENCPHTRRAREAHPGHIFMDVQSSLTAMQNMLELSGGVRRVPVLALRTDKGEQLISVGYNKGS, from the coding sequence ATGGCAGAATCGCTGATTATATATGGCAAGGAAAATTGCCCGCACACCCGCAGGGCAAGAGAGGCTCATCCCGGACACATCTTTATGGATGTGCAAAGCAGCCTGACGGCCATGCAAAACATGCTGGAACTGTCCGGCGGCGTACGCAGAGTTCCCGTACTGGCGCTGCGTACTGACAAAGGTGAACAGCTTATATCTGTGGGATACAATAAAGGTTCCTGA
- a CDS encoding ABC transporter substrate-binding protein, whose translation MKIAFRYFPLAAVLMLALLLSACSEEKTDALSRIKEAGEISFAMSGGYPPFNFYNDSNELTGFDVDVAKEVASRLGVAFVPVTTEWSGIIEGLRSGAYDGILGSMAVTPERLKVVNFSNAYYYSGAQVMVKDSAPYTAPQELKGKVFGVVTGTTFAEDAEKLGAGEVRLYKDDTQTLLELDNGVVDAVITDRVVGVNAVNSGRFNIRMLGAPLRSENIAVAFRKGEDTLLKEVNAVLAAMHEDGTLASLSRKWLNADITTR comes from the coding sequence ATGAAGATTGCATTCCGTTATTTTCCGCTGGCTGCCGTGCTTATGCTCGCCCTTCTGCTTTCCGCCTGTTCGGAAGAAAAAACCGACGCGCTCAGCCGCATCAAGGAAGCGGGCGAAATCAGCTTTGCCATGAGCGGCGGTTACCCGCCCTTCAATTTTTACAATGACAGCAACGAGCTGACAGGCTTTGACGTTGACGTTGCCAAAGAGGTGGCATCGCGCCTCGGCGTTGCCTTTGTACCCGTGACCACAGAGTGGAGCGGAATCATTGAAGGACTGCGCTCCGGCGCCTACGACGGCATTCTTGGCAGCATGGCTGTCACCCCCGAACGCCTTAAGGTGGTAAACTTTTCAAACGCCTACTACTACTCTGGCGCGCAGGTAATGGTAAAAGACAGTGCCCCTTACACCGCACCGCAGGAGCTGAAAGGCAAGGTTTTCGGCGTGGTGACCGGCACAACGTTTGCCGAAGATGCCGAAAAGCTGGGCGCCGGCGAAGTGCGTCTGTACAAAGATGACACACAGACCCTGCTTGAGCTTGATAACGGCGTGGTCGACGCCGTCATCACCGACAGGGTTGTGGGTGTGAACGCCGTCAATTCCGGCAGATTCAACATCCGCATGCTGGGCGCCCCGCTGCGCAGCGAAAATATCGCCGTCGCCTTCCGCAAAGGCGAAGACACCCTGCTTAAAGAAGTCAACGCCGTACTTGCCGCCATGCACGAAGACGGCACGCTGGCCAGTCTGAGCCGCAAATGGCTTAACGCCGACATAACCACCCGCTAG
- the infA gene encoding translation initiation factor IF-1: MAKEDAIEVDGIVQEALPNAMFQVELENGHTVLAHISGKMRKFYIRILPGDKVRVELSPYDLNRGRITYRMK; the protein is encoded by the coding sequence ATGGCGAAGGAAGACGCCATCGAAGTTGACGGAATCGTTCAGGAAGCTCTGCCTAACGCAATGTTTCAGGTAGAGCTGGAAAACGGCCACACAGTACTCGCTCATATTTCCGGTAAAATGCGTAAATTTTATATCCGCATACTGCCCGGAGACAAAGTGCGCGTGGAACTGTCGCCGTATGACCTGAACCGTGGTCGCATAACCTACCGCATGAAGTAA
- a CDS encoding type II toxin-antitoxin system HicA family toxin, which produces MKEKHLLLKLRLLGFTFQEGRSHTKVYDSHGNKVLTIPRHKEIKDHLVRVIGKQVGKKIIVVWGGDSPPPHTLLNTKGYYGKIILRCFYPCN; this is translated from the coding sequence GTGAAGGAGAAGCATCTTCTTCTAAAGCTCCGATTATTAGGGTTTACTTTCCAAGAAGGACGAAGCCACACCAAGGTTTATGATAGCCACGGTAATAAAGTTTTAACCATCCCGAGGCATAAAGAAATAAAAGATCATTTGGTTCGAGTGATTGGAAAGCAAGTCGGAAAAAAAATTATAGTAGTGTGGGGGGGGGATTCCCCCCCCCCACACACACTACTAAATACAAAAGGGTATTATGGAAAAATTATATTACGGTGTTTTTATCCCTGCAATTGA
- a CDS encoding amino acid ABC transporter permease has translation MYFEFSAIPKYLPYFLPAAWMTLQVTTLGILLGFVLGLGTSFLRISDKKILNLPARAYIYLIRGTPLLLQLLFIYFGLRSLAGLEAITSAVLALGIHNGAYIAEIFRGAISSISTGQMEAARSLGMSYPRAMVRIILPQALKRAIPPLGNQFIIALKDSSLASTITINELLLKSQQLASSNFMMMEMLAIAALFYLLYTAVFSWLFHRLEAKLDTGS, from the coding sequence ATGTACTTCGAATTTTCTGCCATACCGAAGTACCTGCCCTATTTTTTGCCTGCCGCGTGGATGACGCTGCAGGTGACAACGCTCGGCATTCTGCTGGGCTTTGTGCTGGGGCTGGGTACCTCTTTTCTGCGCATTTCCGACAAAAAGATTCTCAACCTGCCCGCCAGGGCCTACATATATCTCATCAGAGGAACCCCGCTGCTTCTGCAGCTGCTGTTCATCTATTTCGGGCTGCGCAGTCTGGCCGGTCTGGAAGCAATAACCTCTGCAGTGCTGGCGCTTGGTATCCATAACGGCGCATACATAGCGGAAATATTCCGCGGAGCCATCAGCTCCATCTCCACCGGCCAGATGGAAGCCGCCCGCAGTCTGGGCATGTCCTACCCGCGGGCCATGGTGCGCATTATTCTGCCGCAGGCGCTCAAGCGGGCCATTCCGCCGCTGGGCAACCAGTTCATCATCGCGCTTAAAGATTCCTCACTGGCCAGTACCATCACCATCAACGAACTGCTGCTCAAGTCGCAGCAACTCGCCTCGTCCAATTTCATGATGATGGAAATGCTTGCCATCGCGGCACTGTTTTACCTGCTGTATACCGCGGTGTTCAGCTGGCTGTTCCACAGGCTTGAAGCAAAACTCGATACTGGCAGTTAA
- a CDS encoding nickel-dependent hydrogenase large subunit: protein MSQKKMNHTGKRLIVDPVTRIEGHLKIEVELENNKVKDAWVSTQLFRGIEMILKGRPPEDAPLFTQRACGVCTNTHALTSIRAIEDALEIKVPPLAQLMRHLILSALIVHDHLVHFYHLHGLDWIDVAAATTADPAKAGKIVGSTSNRSDDPSELFIIQKRLKEFVKSGQLGFLEKAYFLGGNDAYKLSPEENLIMSAHYFEGLRIQLELGRAMALFAGKNPHAQSMVVGGMTCYDSLRPEVIGHFRKIWEHCKEFVENAMMPDILLMTRRYPEALAYGRTSNFFAFADFHDPVTGKDPYFTSGVLWGNDLTKHEELDPGHINEHVARSWYEGDTPRTPYEGATEPHYTSYEDKEKYSWSKAPRYKNEAMETGPLARRALAYARKEQETRTMLDTFFKDSGMKPDQLFSTMGRTVCRVVETTMLMQRMQGWIDDTEARIKAGEDTIYTEWKMPDSARGVGFCCVTRGALSHWIDIKEAKIHNFQMVVPSTWNLGPRCANGKLSAGEQSLIGCPCPDPDRPVEILRTIHSFDPCIACSVHLLDAQKKPLGSFKVL from the coding sequence ATGAGTCAGAAAAAAATGAACCACACCGGCAAAAGGCTGATCGTCGATCCGGTGACGCGGATCGAAGGGCACCTCAAGATCGAGGTGGAACTGGAAAACAACAAAGTCAAAGATGCATGGGTAAGCACCCAGCTTTTCAGAGGCATTGAGATGATTCTGAAAGGCAGACCGCCGGAAGATGCCCCGCTGTTTACCCAGCGTGCTTGCGGCGTATGCACAAACACCCATGCGCTGACCAGCATCCGCGCCATCGAAGACGCACTTGAGATCAAAGTTCCTCCGCTGGCACAGCTCATGCGCCACCTTATTCTCTCCGCGCTTATCGTGCATGACCATCTGGTGCACTTTTACCACCTGCACGGGCTGGACTGGATTGATGTTGCCGCAGCCACCACGGCCGATCCGGCCAAGGCCGGTAAAATTGTGGGCAGCACCAGCAACAGAAGCGACGACCCTTCAGAGCTTTTCATCATTCAGAAGCGGCTGAAGGAGTTTGTGAAATCGGGACAGCTGGGATTTCTGGAAAAGGCATATTTTCTGGGCGGCAACGATGCGTACAAGCTGAGTCCGGAAGAAAACCTGATAATGTCGGCCCACTACTTTGAAGGGCTGCGCATTCAGCTGGAACTGGGCAGAGCCATGGCGCTCTTTGCCGGTAAAAACCCGCATGCGCAAAGTATGGTTGTGGGCGGCATGACCTGCTACGACAGCCTGCGTCCGGAAGTTATCGGACACTTCCGCAAGATCTGGGAACACTGCAAGGAGTTTGTTGAAAACGCCATGATGCCCGACATCCTGCTGATGACCAGACGCTACCCTGAAGCGCTGGCCTACGGCAGAACATCCAACTTCTTTGCCTTTGCAGATTTTCATGATCCGGTAACAGGCAAAGACCCGTACTTCACTTCGGGCGTGCTGTGGGGCAACGATCTTACAAAGCACGAAGAGCTGGACCCCGGCCATATCAACGAACATGTGGCGCGCAGCTGGTACGAAGGCGATACCCCGCGCACGCCCTATGAAGGCGCTACAGAGCCGCACTACACATCATATGAGGACAAGGAGAAGTATTCCTGGTCCAAGGCTCCGCGCTACAAAAATGAAGCAATGGAGACCGGCCCGCTGGCACGGCGCGCGCTGGCCTACGCCCGTAAAGAGCAGGAAACAAGAACCATGCTGGATACTTTTTTCAAAGATTCCGGCATGAAGCCTGATCAGTTGTTTTCCACCATGGGCCGTACCGTATGCCGTGTGGTGGAAACAACCATGCTTATGCAGCGCATGCAGGGCTGGATTGACGATACCGAAGCACGCATCAAAGCCGGTGAAGACACCATATACACAGAATGGAAAATGCCGGACTCCGCCCGCGGCGTGGGCTTTTGCTGTGTAACCCGCGGCGCCCTGTCGCACTGGATAGACATCAAGGAAGCTAAAATACACAACTTCCAGATGGTCGTACCTTCTACATGGAATCTGGGGCCCCGCTGCGCCAACGGAAAACTGAGCGCGGGCGAGCAGTCACTTATCGGATGCCCGTGTCCCGACCCGGACCGCCCTGTGGAAATTCTGCGCACCATTCATTCATTCGATCCCTGCATTGCCTGCTCGGTTCATCTGCTGGATGCACAGAAAAAGCCTCTCGGCAGCTTTAAGGTATTGTAG
- a CDS encoding amino acid ABC transporter ATP-binding protein, which translates to MQKKNRPVIDIAGLHKWFGDHHVLKGIDLQVMPSDVVVVIGASGSGKSTLLRCVNLLEDFQDGEIRVGGVAVHKEEQFINTLRSRVGMVFQHFHLFPHMTTLGNVMEGPRQVRRMNKKEARELAGHYLEKVGMADKADAYPSTLSGGQKQRVAIARALAMEPEVMLFDEPTSALDPELVGEVLSVMRTLAEDGMTMMVVTHEMGFAREVADTVAFMDEGVILEKESPQTIFSSPREERTQAFLGQIL; encoded by the coding sequence ATGCAGAAAAAAAACAGACCGGTTATTGATATTGCAGGCCTGCACAAATGGTTCGGCGATCATCACGTGCTCAAAGGCATCGACCTGCAGGTAATGCCTTCCGACGTTGTGGTGGTCATCGGTGCCAGCGGTTCGGGCAAAAGCACACTGCTGCGCTGCGTAAACCTGCTGGAAGACTTTCAGGACGGAGAAATACGCGTTGGCGGTGTGGCCGTGCACAAAGAGGAACAATTCATCAACACGCTGCGCTCCCGCGTGGGCATGGTGTTTCAGCATTTTCACCTTTTTCCGCATATGACCACGCTGGGCAACGTAATGGAAGGCCCGCGGCAGGTGCGCCGCATGAACAAAAAAGAAGCCCGCGAACTGGCCGGGCACTATCTGGAAAAAGTAGGCATGGCGGACAAGGCAGACGCCTATCCGTCAACTCTTTCCGGCGGGCAGAAACAGCGCGTGGCCATCGCGAGAGCGCTGGCCATGGAACCCGAAGTCATGCTTTTTGATGAACCGACATCGGCTCTGGATCCGGAACTGGTGGGTGAAGTACTCTCTGTCATGCGCACGCTGGCCGAAGACGGCATGACCATGATGGTGGTCACACACGAGATGGGCTTCGCCCGCGAAGTGGCCGACACCGTGGCTTTTATGGATGAAGGCGTCATTCTGGAAAAAGAGTCTCCGCAGACGATATTCTCCTCGCCGCGGGAAGAACGCACACAGGCGTTTCTGGGGCAGATACTCTGA
- a CDS encoding hydrogenase small subunit yields MPNGNRFDALKMTVGTREVSRRDFMKFCGVMATFLGMGPAFAPQIAHALMTKKRPSVVYLHCAECTGCTEGLLRAYEPYFDEIIMNTISLDYCETVMAAAGDAAHAALEKALINPEGYICVIEGGIPTRHGGEYGKVGGETMFQLCARVASKAMATIAMGSCACFGGVQAAAPNPSGAKGVNEALKAVGVNAINIAGCPPNPMNFVGTVVHLLTKGMPELDTWNRPLLFYGDTVHDHCPRQKHFNKGEFAPGFGSPEAKKGWCLYQLGCKGPYTYNNCPTALFNQVNWPVKAGAPCIGCSEPNFWDKYSPFFHPIEDGPES; encoded by the coding sequence ATGCCCAACGGTAACAGATTTGATGCACTGAAAATGACCGTAGGAACCAGAGAGGTCAGCCGCCGTGATTTTATGAAGTTCTGCGGTGTCATGGCTACTTTTCTGGGCATGGGGCCCGCATTTGCCCCGCAGATAGCCCATGCGCTGATGACCAAAAAACGCCCTTCGGTGGTGTACCTGCACTGCGCGGAATGCACCGGCTGCACAGAAGGACTGCTCAGAGCGTATGAGCCGTATTTTGACGAAATAATCATGAACACCATCTCGCTGGACTATTGCGAGACCGTCATGGCTGCCGCAGGCGATGCAGCCCACGCAGCGCTGGAAAAAGCCCTTATCAATCCGGAAGGATATATCTGCGTCATCGAAGGCGGCATACCCACCCGTCATGGCGGAGAATACGGCAAAGTGGGCGGAGAAACCATGTTTCAGCTGTGTGCGCGCGTGGCCTCCAAAGCCATGGCCACCATCGCCATGGGGTCTTGTGCCTGTTTTGGCGGTGTGCAGGCTGCCGCGCCCAATCCTTCGGGAGCCAAAGGGGTGAACGAAGCCCTGAAAGCAGTGGGGGTGAATGCCATCAACATTGCCGGTTGCCCGCCCAACCCCATGAACTTTGTGGGCACAGTGGTGCACCTGCTTACCAAGGGTATGCCTGAACTTGATACCTGGAACCGCCCGCTGCTGTTTTACGGTGATACCGTGCACGACCACTGCCCGCGGCAGAAGCATTTTAACAAAGGCGAATTTGCCCCGGGCTTTGGCAGTCCCGAAGCCAAAAAAGGCTGGTGCCTGTATCAGCTGGGCTGCAAAGGGCCATACACCTATAACAACTGCCCCACAGCGCTTTTCAATCAGGTCAACTGGCCGGTAAAGGCCGGAGCCCCCTGTATAGGCTGCAGCGAACCCAACTTCTGGGACAAATACTCGCCCTTTTTCCACCCCATTGAAGACGGCCCCGAAAGCTAA
- a CDS encoding GGDEF domain-containing protein yields the protein MIDIRTVLILNALVFLIATGFSYYMYTRKVPVDGVKWLIAGFSCGLVSMVSFFTRGYIPTVYSVLFGNSLALLFLIIIYNWVRVFLGKEKLTKRQWSFIAAIIAASACTYTYYVAIDNNIFIRIFIVNTLVGIIGLLCGYTLVRVKDVTFCKITGISCLLHGSYSIIYGTVSLLSQQSSVEYLQAGPLIRISVLVSLVFGIMLMMGVSSMINERLVQMLEKEARTDPLTGLGNRRALYTAAAHHVARLHRLCEPLVILVMDLDRFKSVNDKFGHPAGDALLRHFAAMLQKQFRGTDQLFRFGGEEFVALLQPSDERGAVCLAERLRREIAACPLQLGGASIAVTVSIGIANMLPEEPDFTRALGRADQALYKAKAGGRNRVESSYTVHAADCTEPVPAV from the coding sequence ATGATAGACATCCGCACAGTTCTCATACTCAATGCTCTTGTATTTCTTATCGCCACGGGCTTTTCGTATTATATGTATACAAGAAAAGTTCCTGTAGATGGTGTAAAATGGCTTATTGCCGGATTCAGTTGCGGACTTGTAAGCATGGTAAGCTTTTTTACAAGAGGCTATATACCAACAGTCTACTCAGTACTTTTCGGCAACTCACTCGCTTTACTTTTTCTTATTATAATATATAACTGGGTAAGAGTATTTCTTGGCAAAGAAAAACTGACAAAACGCCAGTGGTCTTTTATCGCCGCTATCATAGCTGCATCAGCCTGCACCTATACATACTATGTTGCCATCGACAATAATATTTTCATACGGATATTCATTGTCAATACTCTTGTCGGCATAATAGGACTGCTCTGCGGATACACGCTTGTTCGCGTAAAAGACGTCACATTCTGCAAAATAACAGGCATCAGCTGCCTGCTGCACGGCTCATACAGCATTATTTACGGAACAGTCAGCCTGCTAAGCCAGCAGAGTTCTGTGGAGTATCTGCAGGCTGGCCCGCTTATCAGAATTTCCGTTCTTGTCTCTCTGGTTTTCGGCATCATGCTGATGATGGGAGTCAGCAGCATGATCAATGAACGGCTGGTACAGATGCTGGAAAAGGAAGCCCGGACAGACCCGCTGACCGGACTGGGCAACCGGCGGGCTCTATACACGGCCGCAGCCCATCATGTGGCCCGCCTGCACCGCCTGTGTGAACCGCTGGTCATACTTGTGATGGACCTTGACCGGTTCAAATCCGTCAATGACAAGTTCGGCCATCCTGCAGGTGACGCCCTGCTCCGGCATTTTGCCGCCATGCTGCAAAAACAGTTCAGAGGCACAGATCAACTGTTCCGCTTCGGCGGAGAAGAGTTTGTCGCGCTGCTGCAGCCTTCGGACGAGCGGGGTGCTGTATGTCTGGCCGAAAGACTCCGCAGGGAGATTGCCGCATGCCCCCTTCAGCTGGGCGGCGCTTCCATCGCTGTCACCGTCAGTATAGGCATTGCCAATATGCTGCCGGAAGAACCCGACTTCACCAGAGCACTCGGCCGTGCCGATCAGGCTTTGTATAAAGCCAAGGCAGGCGGAAGAAACAGGGTGGAAAGTTCGTACACCGTGCATGCCGCCGACTGTACAGAGCCTGTACCCGCCGTCTGA
- a CDS encoding tetratricopeptide repeat protein, which translates to MKDSYDNIDEYIADLQAAIKDNADCANHHYNLGVALLSKRDWAAAEQSFRECVRNSPRFAEAFVQLGGICLQRGDLDGCMRYNEEAAQCRAKFPVPWANIAFVHLQRGEPEPAIAALKKALKWDPDFVQAKATLATAYFMMEDYDMVLDVCKQIIQKEPSFAPAYNNMALAYFEKGEFAKAVQYADEAQKLGFEVAPQFLEELKPHRS; encoded by the coding sequence ATGAAAGATAGCTACGATAACATCGACGAGTACATCGCCGATTTGCAGGCTGCAATCAAGGACAATGCCGACTGCGCAAACCACCACTACAATCTCGGCGTTGCCCTGCTTTCCAAGCGCGACTGGGCCGCAGCGGAGCAGTCGTTCCGCGAGTGCGTGCGTAACTCGCCGCGCTTTGCCGAAGCCTTTGTGCAGCTTGGCGGCATATGCCTGCAGCGTGGCGATCTGGACGGATGTATGCGCTACAACGAAGAAGCCGCCCAGTGCAGGGCTAAGTTCCCTGTACCGTGGGCTAACATAGCTTTTGTTCACCTGCAGCGCGGTGAACCCGAACCGGCAATCGCGGCCCTGAAAAAAGCCCTGAAGTGGGATCCTGACTTTGTACAGGCAAAGGCGACTCTGGCCACAGCCTACTTTATGATGGAAGACTACGACATGGTACTGGATGTGTGTAAGCAGATCATCCAGAAAGAGCCTTCGTTTGCTCCTGCATATAACAACATGGCTCTCGCATACTTTGAAAAAGGTGAGTTTGCCAAAGCTGTGCAGTATGCCGATGAAGCACAGAAGCTCGGCTTTGAAGTGGCTCCCCAGTTTCTTGAAGAACTGAAGCCCCACCGCAGCTAG